From a single Arachis hypogaea cultivar Tifrunner chromosome 3, arahy.Tifrunner.gnm2.J5K5, whole genome shotgun sequence genomic region:
- the LOC112789783 gene encoding alpha-1,6-mannosyl-glycoprotein 2-beta-N-acetylglucosaminyltransferase, translating to MAAAYYKKPRLRDVALRRLILVVSVTLCGVLLLVFLFGSNPTSINDVTRDLVENVGDDNDDDSAYRRDLKVAKGLVALPNQNDLSLKLERLNDLPPRNLDLYPNLAKDRIIVVLYVHNRPQYLKVVVDSLSQVTGINETLLIVSHDGYFEDMNKIIDGIRFCQVKQIFAPYSPHLFLDSFPGVSARDCKDKDVASQKHCEGNPDQYGNHRSPRIVSLKHHWWWMMNTVWDGLRETRKHEGHILFIEEDHFIYPNAYRNLQILTSLKPEKCPDCYAANLAPSDVNSRGEGWASLIAERMGNVGYAFNRTVWKKIHNKAREFCFFDDYNWDITMWATVYPSFGSPVYSLRGSRTSAVHFGRCGLHQGQGEKKACMDNGMVNIHVEDADKVPNIASDWSVHIYKNQPGYKAGFKGWGGWGDDRDRHLCLSFSNMYRSTGTSSPM from the coding sequence ATGGCTGCTGCTTATTATAAGAAACCCCGGCTTAGGGATGTGGCTTTGCGCCGTCTCATACTCGTGGTGTCTGTTACTCTCTGTGGGGTTTTGCTGCTTGTAtttctctttggatcaaatccaACATCAATTAATGATGTTACTCGTGATTTGGTAGAAAATGTtggtgatgataatgatgatgattctgCTTATCGTCGCGATTTGAAGGTTGCGAAGGGCCTTGTAGCCCTCCCAAATCAGAATGACTTGTCACTTAAATTGGAAAGGCTAAATGATTTGCCACCAAGGAACTTGGATCTTTATCCAAATCTAGCCAAGGACCGAATAATTGTTGTTTTGTATGTTCACAACCGGCCTCAGTATCTTAAAGTAGTTGTCGATAGCCTTTCGCAGGTGACGGGCATTAATGAGACCTTGCTAATCGTTAGTCACGATGGTTACTTTGAGGATATGAACAAGATCATTGATGGTATCAGATTTTGCCAAGTTAAGCAGATATTTGCGCCTTACTCGCCTCATTTGTTTTTGGATAGTTTTCCTGGGGTCTCGGCTCGTGACTGCAAGGACAAAGATGTTGCCAGCCAAAAACATTGCGAGGGCAATCCTGATCAGTATGGCAATCACCGCTCGCCGAGGATTGTATCGTTGAAGCATCATTGGTGGTGGATGATGAACACAGTGTGGGATGGATTAAGAGAGACCAGGAAGCATGAGGGTCATATTCTTTTCATCGAGGAAGACCACTTCATATATCCCAATGCATACCGCAATCTGCAGATTCTAACTTCATTGAAGCCTGAAAAATGTCCCGATTGCTATGCTGCAAATTTAGCACCTTCTGATGTGAACTCGCGTGGTGAAGGATGGGCCAGTTTAATTGCGGAGAGAATGGGAAATGTAGGTTACGCTTTTAATCGAACTGTTTGGAAGAAAATACACAATAAGGCCAGAGAATTTTGCTTCTTTGATGATTATAATTGGGATATCACGATGTGGGCAACTGTTTATCCCTCATTTGGTAGTCCTGTTTACTCGTTGCGAGGTTCAAGGACTAGCGCAGTTCACTTTGGGAGATGTGGTTTGCACCAGGGTCAGGGGGAGAAGAAGGCTTGCATGGATAATGGCATGGTGAACATCCATGTAGAAGATGCGGACAAGGTTCCTAATATTGCATCAGACTGGAGCGTCCATATCTATAAAAATCAACCTGGTTACAAGGCTGGCTTTAAAGGTTGGGGAGGCTGGGGTGACGACAGAGATCGACATTTATGTTTGAGCTTTTCCAACATGTATCGTTCCACCGGCACCTCATCTCCTATGTAA
- the LOC112789784 gene encoding uncharacterized protein — protein MLSSVLRCPHSITNNAKLFHHNESATTPFHSSNRSITKCLPPPQLCLGYRCSKRDEQVTPFSEGFSFSALKEEDSVWDSGDVWTNLALYVFTLHIPFSFGGLSVVSLLSRQPHLHPQIQALSLLTIQILELYGALILLKYTAKPQHDFTKLFKNTSKSLNDRNWFLASALGFGFLVLLIFLTSLLADGLFGPKPVYNPILKEMLLESDVSRVSCVLVYCIFTPFLEELVYRGFLLTSLSTTMKWHRAVAISSIVFSAIHFSGESFIQLFIVGSVLGCSYCWTGNLFSSIAIHCLYNALTLLFTCFN, from the exons ATGTTGTCGTCAGTACTAAGGTGTCCACATAGTATTACTAATAATGCTAAACTTTTCCATCATAACGAGTCTGCTACAACGCCTTTTCACTCATCAAACAGAAGCATCACGAAATGTTTGCCTCCGCCACAGTTGTGTTTGGGGTACAGGTGTTCAAAGAGGGATGAACAAGTCACACCATTTTCTGAG GGATTCTCATTCTCAGCTTTGAAAGAGGAGGATAGTGTTTGGGATAGTGGAGATGTATGGACGAATCTTGCTCTCTATGTGTTCACTCTCCATATCCCTTTCAGCTTTGGAGGCTTATCCGTTGTTTCTTTGCTTTCCCGACAACCTCACCTTCACCCACAAATTCAG GCCTTGTCACTTCTCACAATTCAAATTCTGGAGCTTTATGGAGCTCTGATTTTACTGAAGTACACGGCTAAGCCGCAACATGATTTtacaaaattattcaaaaatactAGCAAGTCATTGAATGACAGGAACTGGTTTCTAGCATCAGCACTGGGATTCGGGTTTCTCGTTCTTCTGATTTTTCTCACATCACTTCTTGCTGATGGATTATTTGGACCTAAG CCTGTTTACAACCCAATACTGAAGGAGATGCTCCTAGAGAGTGATGTCTCAAGGGTATCTTGTGTGCTTGTTTATTGCATTTTCACGCCCTTTTTGGAAGAACTTGTTTATAGAGGATTTCTATTGACATCACTTTCCACCACAATGAAATGGCACCGAGCTGTTGCCATAAGCTCAATCGTATTCAGTGCAATCCACTTCTCTGGCGAGAGCTTCATTCAGTTGTTCATAGTTGGAAGTGTTCTTGGGTGCTCATATTGCTGGACTGGGAATTTGTTTTCCTCCATCGCTATACATTGCTTGTACAATGCTTTGACCTTGTTATTTACTTGTTTTAACTAA
- the LOC112774224 gene encoding pentatricopeptide repeat-containing protein At2g20710, mitochondrial isoform X1 yields MQKLKEYACKHTIDLVLSYNALLKLYVRVSEYDKFDSLMREMLSKDMYDSVSLNTRLNAYAVVKDIDGLESLLLRMEADPKATIDWITYSIAAKAYIQAGQHEKAYAMLRKSEDLIEPKRRRAAYGSLLTMYGSMGKKEDVYRIWDMCKRLNRPCNANYISMLTALARLNDVDGAERIFEEWESGNTCFDIRIPNVMMSAYCKNGLVEKAEAFIDRLSKSCNELGGSIWDPLAHGYYRNNDMDNAIQTMKKAILGGQPGSTWKPYRFTLATCIDYLKDKGDLEGASEILRLCLERGYFSTVIHDRLSSYVHGKTPETKAINLMEEYYHPKNDELFPDGEKQHEIQLHE; encoded by the coding sequence ATGCAGAAACTAAAAGAGTACGCTTGTAAGCATACAATAGATTTGGTATTGAGTTATAATGCTCTGTTAAAGCTCTATGTTCGAGTAAGTGAATATGACAAATTCGATAGTTTGATGAGAGAAATGTTATCTAAGGACATGTACGACTCTGTGTCGCTTAATACTCGGCTGAATGCGTATGCAGTCGTTAAAGACATAGATGGGCTGGAGAGCTTACTATTGCGGATGGAAGCTGATCCTAAGGCAACTATTGACTGGATAACATACTCTATTGCAGCAAAGGCTTATATTCAGGCTggccaacatgagaaagcatatGCAATGCTGAGGAAATCAGAGGACCTGATTGAACCCAAGAGGAGGAGGGCTGCCTATGGATCTCTTCTAACTATGTATGGCTCCATGGGGAAAAAGGAAGATGTTTATCGTATTTGGGATATGTGCAAAAGGTTAAACAGACCCTGCAACGCGAATTACATCTCTATGCTGACCGCATTAGCTAGGCTTAATGATGTTGATGGAGCTGAGAGGATTTTCGAGGAATGGGAGTCTGGAAATACATGCTTCGACATCAGGATCCCGAATGTGATGATGAGTGCATATTGTAAGAATGGTCTGGTGGAAAAAGCTGAAGCATTCATTGATAGGCTTTCAAAGAGTTGCAATGAATTAGGCGGTAGTATATGGGATCCATTGGCACATGGCTATTACAGGAACAACGATATGGATAATGCTATTCAAACAATGAAGAAAGCGATTTTGGGAGGTCAACCTGGATCAACATGGAAGCCGTATCGATTTACTTTGGCTACATGTATTGATTACCTTAAGGACAAGGGAGATTTGGAGGGGGCATCAGAAATTCTTAGGCTATGTCTTGAACGAGGTTATTTTTCTACTGTAATACATGATAGATTATCAAGCTATGTGCATGGAAAAACACCAGAAACAAAGGCGATAAATCTGATGGAAGAATATTATCATCCAAAGAATGATGAACTTTTTCCAGATGGAGAGAAGCAACATGAAATTCAACTCCATGAATAG
- the LOC112774224 gene encoding pentatricopeptide repeat-containing protein At2g20710, mitochondrial isoform X2 — protein sequence MEADPKATIDWITYSIAAKAYIQAGQHEKAYAMLRKSEDLIEPKRRRAAYGSLLTMYGSMGKKEDVYRIWDMCKRLNRPCNANYISMLTALARLNDVDGAERIFEEWESGNTCFDIRIPNVMMSAYCKNGLVEKAEAFIDRLSKSCNELGGSIWDPLAHGYYRNNDMDNAIQTMKKAILGGQPGSTWKPYRFTLATCIDYLKDKGDLEGASEILRLCLERGYFSTVIHDRLSSYVHGKTPETKAINLMEEYYHPKNDELFPDGEKQHEIQLHE from the coding sequence ATGGAAGCTGATCCTAAGGCAACTATTGACTGGATAACATACTCTATTGCAGCAAAGGCTTATATTCAGGCTggccaacatgagaaagcatatGCAATGCTGAGGAAATCAGAGGACCTGATTGAACCCAAGAGGAGGAGGGCTGCCTATGGATCTCTTCTAACTATGTATGGCTCCATGGGGAAAAAGGAAGATGTTTATCGTATTTGGGATATGTGCAAAAGGTTAAACAGACCCTGCAACGCGAATTACATCTCTATGCTGACCGCATTAGCTAGGCTTAATGATGTTGATGGAGCTGAGAGGATTTTCGAGGAATGGGAGTCTGGAAATACATGCTTCGACATCAGGATCCCGAATGTGATGATGAGTGCATATTGTAAGAATGGTCTGGTGGAAAAAGCTGAAGCATTCATTGATAGGCTTTCAAAGAGTTGCAATGAATTAGGCGGTAGTATATGGGATCCATTGGCACATGGCTATTACAGGAACAACGATATGGATAATGCTATTCAAACAATGAAGAAAGCGATTTTGGGAGGTCAACCTGGATCAACATGGAAGCCGTATCGATTTACTTTGGCTACATGTATTGATTACCTTAAGGACAAGGGAGATTTGGAGGGGGCATCAGAAATTCTTAGGCTATGTCTTGAACGAGGTTATTTTTCTACTGTAATACATGATAGATTATCAAGCTATGTGCATGGAAAAACACCAGAAACAAAGGCGATAAATCTGATGGAAGAATATTATCATCCAAAGAATGATGAACTTTTTCCAGATGGAGAGAAGCAACATGAAATTCAACTCCATGAATAG
- the LOC112789785 gene encoding uncharacterized protein → MPQITLVWLKRLVKVVLVKSIMESSMARYVYGSVSPKIDVYAFGVVLYELISAKEALMRSGGASGAELKGLVALVIINDFAMELLQIEKQRKDEARREALRVANEERKKLKAEAAQIRAQERKIAQQEFKETLVCFFFFFFPPFYEFPCAHQVFDGLLICWFELICTSNVC, encoded by the exons ATGCCACAAATAACTTTAGTTTGGCTAAAAAGATTGGTCAAGGTGGTTTTGGTGAAGTCTATTATGGAGAGCTCAATGGCGAG ATATGTATATGGAAGTGTTTCTCCCAAAATAGATGTATATGCTTTCGGAGTTGTTCTATATGAGCTTATTTCTGCAAAAGAAGCTTTGATGAGGAGTGGTGGTGCATCTGGTGCTGAATTGAAGGGCCTTGTGGCTTTGGTGATTATTAATGACTTTGCTATGGAGTTGCTTCAGATCGAGAAGCAGCGCAAGGACGAAGCTCGCAGAGAAGCCCTTAGAGTTGCCAATGAGGAGCGCAAGAAGCTCAAGGCCGAAGCTGCGCAAATCAGGGCTCAGGAGCGCAAGATCGCACAACAAGAATTCAAAGAAACACTcgtgtgttttttctttttcttcttccctcccttCTATGAATTTCCctgtgcacaccaagtgttcgatggTTTGCTTATTTGTTGGTTTGAGCTAATATGCACGTCAAATGTTTGTTAA
- the LOC112774240 gene encoding protein FAR1-RELATED SEQUENCE 5-like, protein MENDGKESYKDGDQFEDLSVEYECSSDESDDMVDVTVYEAEADIINAGGLEKLITDLTIEDILGLAFDTESQVCEFYAKYAKCYGFVSRKDLKTVDANGNINTRQLVCNKAGERHWKHIKRDNRQRKHRAITRVNCKARIRFIRHYRTGKWKVSVFESEHNHPLCPPKYRHLIAANRGLDEADKIQADSLRACDVKTCHIMGYMVSQKGGYDKVGFTSKDLHNHISKTRRGKVKDGDAFAALAYLFSKADSDPLFLGKFTLKDGRLDNLVWADGESVVDYECFGNVLAFDTTYKKNVYNKPLVIFSGTNHHGQTTIFGCALLSDEKSETFKWALKEFLEIMSGKLPGGVVTDGDRAMREAILKRWNEIISKYGLAENEWVQVIYNDRMKWATAYLKEHFFGRIRTTSQCKGIHSLLKNYVDIKTSLLEFMHKFSEVLRHYRNNHLTADFDTFYKFPVLTTCLESFEKQAAELYTRNIYKLVKDEIEAAGALNVTECPNSGDIVEYSTSEYFNHQWEFKVSYNKDKDLFACECRLFETHGLPCSHIFGVLKHRNAKCVPTSLILKRWTRDAKSDFICSTGE, encoded by the exons atggagaatgatggcaaAGAGTCGTATAAGGATGGTGATCAATTTGAGGATTTAAGTGTTGAGTATGAGTGCAGTTCCGATGAAAGTGATGATATGGTGGATGTAACTGTATATGAAGCAGAGGCAGATATAATTAATGCTGGTGGTTTGGAAAAGTTGATAACTGATTTGACCATCGAAGACATATTGGGACTGGCGTTTGATACAGAATCTCAAGTTTGTGAATTTTATGCCAAATATGCCAAGTGCTATGGATTTGTGTCCCGAAAAGACTTGAAGACGGTGGATGCTAATGGCAACATTAATACAAGACAGTTGGTTTGCAATAAAGCAGGAGAAAGACATTGGAAGCACATTAAAAGGGACAATCGGCAAAGGAAGCATAGGGCAATTACTCGTGTCAACTGCAAGGCGAGGATTCGGTTCATTCGTCACTATAGAACGGGTAAGTGGAAAGTCAGTGTCTTTGAGAGTGAACACAATCATCCACTGTGTCCACCTAAGTACAGACATCTTATTGCCGCGAATCGTGGGCTTGATGAGGCCGATAAAATACAAGCAGACAGCTTGCGAGCATGTGATGTTAAAACTTGCCACATAATGGGTTACATGGTTTCCCAAAAAGGTGGATATGATAAAGTGGGTTTTACTAGCAAAGACTTACATAACCACATTAGTAAGACTAGGCGTGGCAAAGTGAAAGACGGTGATGCATTTGCTGCGTTGGCCTATCTGTTTTCTAAGGCAGATAGTGACCCGTTATTTCTAGGAAAGTTCACCTTAAAGGATGGTAGGTTGGATAATTTGGTATGGGCTGATGGAGAAAGCGTTGTTGATTACGAATGTTTTGGCAATGTACTGGCTTTTGACACCACTTACAAGAAAAATGTATACAACAAGCCCTTAGTCATATTTTCAGGGACCAACCACCATGGCCAGACGACTATCTTTGGATGCGCTCTGCTCTCAGATGAAAAGTCCGAAACTTTCAAGTGGGCACTGAAGGAATTTTTGGAAATCATGTCAGGAAAACTACCCGGAGGCGTTGTAACAGACGGAGACCGTGCTATGAGAGAGGCTATCTTAAAA AGATGGAACGAGATCATATCCAAATATGGACTTGCCGAGAATGAATGGGTCCAGGTCATTTATAATGACAGAATGAAGTGGGCTACCGCATATTTGAAGGAGCACTTCTTTGGCCGCATAAGAACTACATCACAGTGTAAAGGAATTCATTCATTATTGAAGAACTATGTTGACATTAAAACCAGTCTCCTTGAATTCATGCATAAATTTAGTGAAGTACTAAGGCATTACCGAAACAACCATCTTACTGCTGACTTTGATACCTTTTATAAGTTTCCTGTTTTGACTACGTGCTTGGAAAGTTTTGAGAAACAAGCTGCTGAACTTTATACTAGAAATATTTACAAACTTGTGAAAGATGAGATAGAAGCAGCAGGTGCTTTAAATGTGACTGAATGCCCAAATAGTGGAGACATTGTTGAGTACAGCACGAGTGAGTATTTTAATCATCAATGGGAATTTAAAGTGTCTTACAATAAAGACAAGGACCTGTTTGCGTGTGAGTGCAGGCTATTTGAGACTCATGGACTACCGTGCTCCCACATCTTTGGGGTCTTGAAGCATCGCAATGCAAAATGCGTCCCTACATCTCTTATCCTGAAAAGATGGACAAGAGATGCAAAGAGTGATTTTATATGCTCAACTGGCGAGTAA